The window TGATCTGATTCGCTGAGAGGGCGAATCAGATCAACCATCAGCCCTTTCGGGGTCATCTTTATGATGATAGCTGGATCCGTGTATGCAAAAATCTTAACTCTCTGTGTACTCAGCGATCTCTGTGAGAGACAGAAAATACAACATTGTGGACCCTTTTAGGGGTGGTTGTTAATTTTTCTTTTGATTATCTGTTTAAGCCATAATATAGTCAAATCATTCATATTTTATTTTGCACCAAAATTTATAATCTTAAATTTTATTGAAACGAATTTCTTTTGCTCTAAATCGAATTCGTTTAAGTGTTTTCTGTCTGAAACCGGTGTTTATCAAGATTGGGGGAGAAGATGAAAACAGATTCGAACAATGGCAGAAGAATCGTTCTGATCGACGGCTGCCGAATTCCTTTCCTGCGATCCGGAACCGGATATCATGATCTGACCTCGTATGACCTGGGCCGCCTGGCCCTGAAAGCGCTGCTCGACCGCACCCAGTTGCCTGCCGGAAAAATCGATCAGGTTATCATGGGAACCGTGATATCAAACATGGCCACCAGCAATGTGGCCCGGGAATCGGCCCTGGGGGCCGGGATCCCCCACGCGGTTCCCGCCAGTACGGTAACCCTTGCCTGCATTTCCGCCAACCTGGCCGTCACCACCGGGGTGAATCTGATCCGGACCGGGCAGGCCGACATCATTGTTGCCGGCGGAACGGAGAGCTGCTCCGATATACCCATCCGGTATCGCAAGCGCTTTCGCAACAAGCTGGTGGAGTCCCGGAAATACAGGCATTTTTATGATTACTGGAAGCTCTTTAAAGGCTTGCGTTTTTCGGATGTTTTGCCGGAAATCCCGTCGGTGACCGAGTTTTCAACCGGCCGGACCATGGGGCTGGATTGCGACCGCCTGGCTGCGCGTCTGGGGGTTACCCGCAAGGAGCAGGATGCCTTTGCGGTGAGGTCCCATTTGGCGGCGGCCCGGGCAACCCGTGAAGGCCTGCTGGCGGAAGAAATAGAACCGGTGCGGGTACCGCCGCATTTCAGCCCCATAGATCAGGACAACGGCATTCGGGGAGACACCTCTCTTGACAAGATGCAAACCCTGTCACCGGCATTTGTCAAACCCTTCGGCACAGTGACCGCCGGAAACGCTTCGTTTTTATCCGACGGCGCCGCCGCTGTTTTAATCATGGCCGAAGACGCTGCCGTTGCAATGGGATTCAAACCCAAGGCTTTTATTCACGCGTTTGCCTACAGCGCCCAGGACCCCGGCGAGGAGCTGCTGCTGGGGCCTGCCTATGCCATCCCCAAAGTGCTGGACCGGGCCGGGATGAAATTGACGGATATGGATGTGTTTGAATTTCACGAAGCCTTTGCCGGCCAGGTCCTGGCCAACCTGAAATGCCTGGATTCCAAACAATTTGCCCGGGAGAAGCTGGGGAAAGAGTCAAAGATCGGTGAGGTTCCAATGGAAAAGTTCAATACCCTGGGTGGCTCATTGTCCCTGGGGCATCCCTTTGGGGCTACCGGCGCCCGCCTGATCACCACGGCGGCCAACCGGCTCTTGCGAGAGGACGGACAGTTTGCGTTAATCGCGTCCTGCGCAGCCGGAGCCCACGGCAATGCGATGATATTGGAAAGATGTTGAGTTTTTATGTCAGGATAGAAAACCTGGTTCTCAGGGTCAGGATTTGAGTTTTTATAAATCCTTTTGGGGAGGAAATCATATCATGACAAGTATCCGGATCGAAAAACAAGACGGGATTGCGATCATATGGCTGGATCAGCCGGGTGAAAGGGTCAACAAGATATCCATTGAACTGCTGGATGAATTCAGTGCGGCAATGAAAACGCTCACGGAAGACCCCCAGGTAAAAGGGGCGGTCCTGATCAGCAAAAAATCGGATAACTTTATTGCGGGGGCGGATATCGACCGGTTTTTAACGATGCAATCACCGGGCGAAGCCGCGGCATTGAGTCGCAAAGGGCACGGTCTGTTGAACCAACTGGCTGGTTCAGCCAAACCGGTGGTGGCCGCGATTCACGGGGCCTGCCTGGGAGGCGGCCTGGA of the Desulfobacterales bacterium genome contains:
- a CDS encoding acetyl-CoA C-acyltransferase, with amino-acid sequence MKTDSNNGRRIVLIDGCRIPFLRSGTGYHDLTSYDLGRLALKALLDRTQLPAGKIDQVIMGTVISNMATSNVARESALGAGIPHAVPASTVTLACISANLAVTTGVNLIRTGQADIIVAGGTESCSDIPIRYRKRFRNKLVESRKYRHFYDYWKLFKGLRFSDVLPEIPSVTEFSTGRTMGLDCDRLAARLGVTRKEQDAFAVRSHLAAARATREGLLAEEIEPVRVPPHFSPIDQDNGIRGDTSLDKMQTLSPAFVKPFGTVTAGNASFLSDGAAAVLIMAEDAAVAMGFKPKAFIHAFAYSAQDPGEELLLGPAYAIPKVLDRAGMKLTDMDVFEFHEAFAGQVLANLKCLDSKQFAREKLGKESKIGEVPMEKFNTLGGSLSLGHPFGATGARLITTAANRLLREDGQFALIASCAAGAHGNAMILERC